The following proteins are co-located in the Tripterygium wilfordii isolate XIE 37 chromosome 2, ASM1340144v1, whole genome shotgun sequence genome:
- the LOC120008012 gene encoding RING-H2 finger protein ATL52-like yields the protein MDSPQSPDPTHNEKNVLGLVVAVLSVLLIVGYFTYEYVSHHCHRVAQQDHDIESGAGTADAAITTTAAAAEPPPLTIVYEQMKIQEGMEVCVACSICMEDYKDGEECGVIAVCNHKYHKQCIDKWLRRKKECPVCRRPVTVRRGKSN from the coding sequence ATGGACTCTCCTCAATCCCCAGATCCAACACATAATGaaaaaaatgttcttggtcTGGTCGTCGCTGTCCTCTCAGTCCTACTCATCGTCGGATACTTCACTTACGAATATGTATCCCACCATTGTCATCGTGTAGCCCAACAAGATCATGACATAGAGAGCGGAGCAGGAACAGCCGATGCGGCCATCACCACTACTGCGGCAGCCGCAGAGCCGCCTCCTCTGACCATTGTTTATGAACAGATGAAGATCCAAGAAGGAATGGAAGTCTGTGTTGCGTGCTCGATTTGCATGGAGGACTACAAGGATGGAGAGGAGTGTGGGGTAATTGCAGTGTGCAACCATAAGTATCACAAACAATGCATTGATAAGTGGCTCCGAAGAAAGAAAGAGTGCCCTGTTTGTCGCCGACCAGTGACCGTACGTCGAGGAAAATCAAATTGA